A segment of the Catenuloplanes nepalensis genome:
GCCGACGCGCTGAACCCGTGCAGCAGCACCGCCAGCAGGTCCCGCTCGGCCAGCAACTCGATGTAGGCACCGCCGAGCGTCGCGGTGTCCGCCCGGCGCGCCGGCGTGTCCGCGCCTCCCGCCGCGGCGTTCGTCTCGCCCACGGCGGACTTCCCGTGCGCCGCGATGGCCCCGTGTGCCGCGCTCGTCTCGCGCGCGCCGGGTTTCCCATGCGGTGCGGTGTTCGCGCGCGTGGCGCTCGTTCTGTGCGGGGCGGGTTCTGCCTGCGCGGCGGTGGTCGCGTGCGCGGCGATCGTCCCATGCGTGGCGGGTTCACCGAGCAACGTGGTGTTCTCGTGCGCGGCGATGCCCGTGCCGTGTGCGGCGGCCTGCCGGAAGGTGGCCTCGATGCGGTCGCAGACATGGTCCATCACCGCGATGAACAGCCGCTGCTTCGAGCCGAAGAGCCGGATCACGTAGGGCTGGGTGACGCCGGCGAGCCGGGCGATCTGGTCGGTGGTGGTGCCCCCGTAACCGCCGGAGGCGAACGCGGTGACCGCGGCGGCGATCAGTTGCTCGCCCCGCTCGGCGGCGGTGAGCCGGGTCCTGACAGTCATGGTTGACATGTTATCAGTCGATAACTACATTCCCCTCGAGGCTAGTTATCAGTCAATAACAACTTCCCGGGGGTACGGACATGAGCGCCACGACACGCCCGCTCGCGGCGGTCCTCGCCGCGGTCGGCATACCGATGTTCATGGTCACGCTGGACAACCTGGTCGTGACCACCGCGCTGCCGGTGATCAAGGACGAGCTCGGCGCGTCCCTGACCGACCTGCAGTGGTTCGTCAACGCGTACACGCTGCCGTTCGCCGCGCTGCTCCTCACCGCGTCCGCGCTCGGCGACCGGATCGGCCGCAAGCGCCTCTTCCTCGCCGGCATCGCGCTGTTCACGCTCGCCTCCGCGGCCTGCGCGACGGCGACCGAGCCGTGGATGCTCACCACCGCCCGCGCGATCCAGGGCACCGCCGGCGCCGCCGTGATGCCGCTGTCGCTGACGCTGCTGGCCGCGGCCGTACCGTCGAGGATGCGCAACGCCGCGGTCGGCATCTGGGGCGGCATCAGCGGTCTCGGCGTCGCGGTCGGCCCGGTGGTCGGCGGCGCGGTCGTCGAGGGCCTCGACTGGAACTGGATCTTCTGGCTGAACGTGCCGGTCGGCGTGCTCGCGCTGGTCCTGGCCGCGACCGTGCTCCGCGAGTCCCGCGGTGGCGCGCGCCGTCTCGACCTGCTCGGCCTGATCCTCTCCTCCGCCGCCGTGCTCGCCCTGGTCTGGGGTGTCGTCGACGGCCCGGATCACGGCTGGACCTCGGCCCGCGTGCTCACCATGCTCGGCGGCGGCGCGGCCCTGCTGATCGGTTTCCTGGTCTGGCAGCGCCTCAACCCGGTCCCGATGCTGCCGCTGAGCCTGTTCCGCAACCGCGGCTTCGGCGTGGTCAGCGCGGTCGCGTTCGCGTTCTCGGTCGGCGTCTTCGGCTCGGTCTTCCTGCTCGCCCAGTTCTTCCAGATCGTCCAGGGCCTCGACCCGTTCGCCGCCGGCCTCCGCACGCTGCCCTGGA
Coding sequences within it:
- a CDS encoding TetR/AcrR family transcriptional regulator, encoding MTVRTRLTAAERGEQLIAAAVTAFASGGYGGTTTDQIARLAGVTQPYVIRLFGSKQRLFIAVMDHVCDRIEATFRQAAAHGTGIAAHENTTLLGEPATHGTIAAHATTAAQAEPAPHRTSATRANTAPHGKPGARETSAAHGAIAAHGKSAVGETNAAAGGADTPARRADTATLGGAYIELLAERDLLAVLLHGFSASADPEIGDAVRAGFGRIYDTVRELTGGSAEDLHAFMAKGMLCTVLSAMQLAGPGAVPAPPWAAELMAGFRPQ
- a CDS encoding DHA2 family efflux MFS transporter permease subunit — translated: MSATTRPLAAVLAAVGIPMFMVTLDNLVVTTALPVIKDELGASLTDLQWFVNAYTLPFAALLLTASALGDRIGRKRLFLAGIALFTLASAACATATEPWMLTTARAIQGTAGAAVMPLSLTLLAAAVPSRMRNAAVGIWGGISGLGVAVGPVVGGAVVEGLDWNWIFWLNVPVGVLALVLAATVLRESRGGARRLDLLGLILSSAAVLALVWGVVDGPDHGWTSARVLTMLGGGAALLIGFLVWQRLNPVPMLPLSLFRNRGFGVVSAVAFAFSVGVFGSVFLLAQFFQIVQGLDPFAAGLRTLPWTMAPMVVAPIAGLLVNRVGARTLIVLGQALLAAAILWIAAASTATVSYGELVGAFAMAGIGMGLTFAPMSTLVLASVDESQHGVASGTNNTIRELGVAVGVAVLASVFSSQGDYASAAGFVDGLVPAITVGGLVVAAGTIIALFLPGRRTTPAAEPASVVDETLVPVPAPIA